The following are encoded in a window of Bradyrhizobium sp. WBOS07 genomic DNA:
- the hybE gene encoding [NiFe]-hydrogenase assembly chaperone HybE — MTGAAPGPDAADAVAWGERLAASYREIGDRAMRDLPIYNDALGVEAVGFRRFNGTIIGIMVTPWFMNVVMPAGAMRETSGTTLRVRLPAGDIEFALSEVGQIGQIASCSLFSPMFEFADMAAARATAEAALAELMLPDDSEEAVRRREPATTPIDRRSFLRGTLAERRG, encoded by the coding sequence ATGACGGGGGCCGCGCCAGGTCCCGATGCCGCGGACGCCGTCGCGTGGGGCGAGCGTCTGGCCGCAAGCTACCGGGAGATCGGCGATCGCGCGATGCGCGATCTGCCGATCTACAACGATGCGCTCGGGGTCGAGGCGGTCGGCTTTCGCCGCTTCAACGGCACGATCATCGGCATCATGGTCACGCCCTGGTTCATGAACGTCGTGATGCCGGCGGGCGCCATGCGGGAGACGTCGGGCACGACCTTGCGAGTTCGTCTTCCCGCAGGCGACATCGAGTTCGCCCTCAGCGAGGTTGGGCAGATCGGGCAGATCGCGAGCTGCTCGCTGTTCTCCCCGATGTTCGAGTTCGCCGACATGGCTGCCGCGCGGGCGACGGCCGAAGCCGCGCTTGCCGAGCTGATGCTGCCTGATGACAGCGAGGAGGCGGTTCGCCGCCGCGAGCCCGCGACAACCCCGATCGATCGGCGTAGCTTCCTGCGCGGCACCTTGGCGGAGCGGCGCGGATGA
- a CDS encoding HypC/HybG/HupF family hydrogenase formation chaperone: MCLAIPAEVTKLLPDEMAIVSIDGVSKEISVALIENLAVGDYVIIHVGYALTRIDPEEARRTLELLRELSLEGQGVAP; encoded by the coding sequence ATGTGTCTCGCGATACCCGCGGAGGTCACGAAACTCCTGCCCGACGAGATGGCCATCGTCTCGATCGACGGCGTCAGCAAGGAGATCTCGGTCGCCCTGATCGAGAACCTTGCGGTGGGGGACTACGTGATCATCCATGTCGGCTATGCCCTGACCAGGATCGATCCGGAAGAGGCGCGGCGGACGCTCGAATTGTTGCGCGAGCTCAGCCTCGAGGGACAGGGAGTGGCGCCATGA
- the hypE gene encoding hydrogenase expression/formation protein HypE: MKAYQRKLDIRNGCVDLSHGSGGRAMAQLISGLFHEAFGNEWLARGNDQSAFDVGAGRMVMTTDGYVVSPLFFPGGNIGSLAVHGTVNDIAMAGAKPLYLSASFIIEEGFRFADLKTIADSMGEAARTAGVHIITGDTKVVERGKADGLFISTSAVGIVPDGLDLSAENARVGDRVLISGTLGDHGVAIMSKRQNLAFETEIVSDSAALNDLVARMVEAGGAGIRLMRDPTRGGLAATLNEIAQQSRLGFHLVEEEIPVKPGVAAACELLGLDPLHVANEGKLVAIVAPETAGAVLVAMREHPLGRDAADIGEAVADDHHFVQMATSFGGGRIVDWLSGEQLPRIC, from the coding sequence ATGAAGGCCTATCAGCGCAAGCTCGATATCAGGAACGGCTGCGTCGACCTGTCCCACGGCTCGGGCGGCCGGGCCATGGCGCAGCTGATCTCGGGGCTGTTCCATGAGGCCTTCGGCAATGAATGGCTGGCGCGCGGCAACGACCAGTCGGCTTTCGACGTCGGCGCCGGGCGCATGGTGATGACCACCGACGGCTACGTGGTGTCGCCATTGTTCTTTCCCGGCGGCAATATCGGCTCGCTCGCGGTTCACGGCACGGTCAACGACATCGCCATGGCCGGCGCAAAGCCGCTTTATCTGTCCGCGAGCTTCATCATTGAGGAGGGATTTCGTTTCGCCGACCTCAAGACGATCGCGGACTCGATGGGTGAGGCGGCGCGCACGGCCGGCGTTCACATCATTACCGGCGATACCAAGGTGGTCGAGCGCGGCAAGGCCGACGGCCTGTTCATTTCGACATCGGCAGTCGGGATCGTCCCCGACGGGCTCGATCTGTCGGCCGAGAACGCGCGCGTCGGCGACCGCGTCCTGATCTCGGGCACCCTGGGCGATCACGGCGTGGCGATCATGTCGAAGCGGCAGAACCTCGCCTTCGAGACCGAGATCGTGTCGGACTCGGCGGCGCTGAACGATCTCGTCGCCAGGATGGTCGAAGCCGGCGGCGCCGGCATCCGCCTGATGCGGGATCCCACCCGCGGCGGGCTGGCCGCGACGCTGAACGAGATCGCCCAGCAATCGCGGCTCGGCTTTCACCTGGTCGAGGAGGAGATCCCGGTCAAGCCGGGCGTGGCGGCGGCCTGCGAATTGCTCGGGCTCGATCCGCTCCATGTCGCCAACGAGGGCAAGCTGGTCGCGATCGTCGCGCCCGAAACCGCCGGTGCGGTGCTCGTCGCCATGCGGGAACATCCGCTCGGCCGCGACGCCGCCGACATCGGCGAGGCCGTCGCCGACGACCATCATTTCGTGCAGATGGCGACGAGCTTCGGCGGCGGGCGGATCGTCGACTGGTTGTCGGGCGAGCAATTGCCACGGATTTGTTGA
- a CDS encoding hydrogenase expression/formation protein: MKVGFWDAPEGAEQPVSVFPIGEESLNASKGSLTAAGALAKLATLDSVELAERCPNAVALLGKIAQAIAGQKADAPTQLFRLANLNELESKLIADVLGEGEVAGVVALPDGSLAQIQESVLAGIWRVRLETDAASEYLEIGAIPEIVKRAAADLTSADFEIGEVPEGAMNVLPVLAEIRERALAWRPGMRSQIINFTLLPMSPVDMSFLQDTIRNGPIQLVSRGYGTCRVLSTGIRNVWSVQFFNAMDTIILDTLEVGGVPTVALAADEDFEDSAERLQEIIEAYFK, encoded by the coding sequence ATCGGCGAGGAAAGTCTCAATGCATCGAAAGGCAGCCTGACGGCGGCCGGAGCGCTGGCAAAGCTTGCCACGCTCGACAGCGTGGAGCTTGCCGAGCGCTGCCCGAACGCGGTCGCGCTGCTCGGGAAGATCGCGCAGGCCATCGCGGGCCAGAAGGCCGATGCTCCCACCCAATTGTTCCGGCTCGCCAACCTCAACGAGCTCGAGAGCAAGCTCATCGCCGACGTGCTCGGCGAAGGCGAGGTCGCCGGGGTCGTCGCATTGCCGGACGGATCGCTGGCCCAGATCCAGGAATCGGTTCTGGCGGGCATCTGGCGCGTGCGGCTGGAGACCGACGCTGCCTCCGAATATCTCGAGATCGGCGCCATCCCGGAGATCGTCAAGCGGGCGGCCGCCGACCTGACGTCCGCCGATTTCGAGATCGGCGAGGTGCCGGAAGGCGCCATGAACGTGCTGCCGGTGCTCGCCGAAATCCGCGAGCGCGCGCTGGCATGGCGGCCCGGCATGCGCTCGCAGATCATCAACTTCACCCTGTTGCCGATGAGCCCGGTGGACATGAGCTTCCTGCAGGACACGATCCGCAACGGGCCGATCCAGCTGGTGTCGCGCGGCTATGGCACCTGCCGGGTGCTGTCGACCGGCATCCGCAATGTCTGGTCGGTGCAGTTTTTCAACGCCATGGACACCATCATTCTCGATACGCTCGAGGTCGGCGGCGTGCCGACCGTCGCGCTGGCGGCGGACGAGGATTTCGAGGATTCCGCCGAGCGGCTGCAGGAAATCATCGAGGCCTATTTCAAATGA
- a CDS encoding rubredoxin: MSAFENFGVRQDVTEATRLECGICWTVYDPVDGDEVAQIEPGTPFAALPDEWRCPNCDAPKSKFMAIEA, from the coding sequence ATGAGCGCCTTCGAGAATTTTGGCGTGCGCCAGGACGTCACCGAGGCCACGCGGCTGGAATGCGGCATCTGCTGGACCGTCTACGATCCCGTCGACGGCGACGAGGTGGCCCAGATCGAGCCTGGCACGCCATTCGCGGCGCTGCCGGACGAATGGCGCTGCCCGAACTGCGACGCTCCGAAATCCAAGTTCATGGCGATCGAAGCATGA
- a CDS encoding sigma-54 dependent transcriptional regulator, with protein sequence MSVLGTILVVDDEVRSQEALRRVLREDFEVLCAGNAADAEKLLEGEIVHAILCDQRMPHESGVSFLKRVRELWPDPVRMIISGYSDSEDIIAGLNEAGIYQYITKPWQPERLVDIVKEAVQLYRLQKETETAGVDVKATPGHIKKVVSVKRGVAKQLYDFDRIVHSPESPMHKVIELGRRAADYDISVLITGESGTGKELLARAIHYGSARANKAFVVENCGALPDELLESELFGCKKGAFTGAYQDRIGLFEVADGGTIFLDEIGETSPAFQVKLLRVLQESEIRPLGAQRVRKVDVRVVAATNRDLEAEVEAGRFRRDLYYRLAAFPVHMPALRERPMDVSLIAEGVLSSVKTSFNRPGLRFAASALEAFARYHWPGNVRELQNEIQRMVVLADADELQAPPLLGRRNGKPPAAAVQGKLNGSATLKDKVEDLEKAVIISTLERYEGNISRVANELGLSRVGLRNKLSRYDLRKNA encoded by the coding sequence ATGAGCGTTCTGGGAACCATTCTCGTCGTCGACGACGAAGTCCGTTCGCAGGAAGCGCTGCGCCGCGTTCTCAGGGAGGATTTCGAGGTGCTGTGCGCCGGCAATGCCGCCGATGCGGAGAAGCTGCTGGAAGGCGAGATCGTCCACGCCATCCTCTGCGACCAGCGCATGCCGCATGAATCGGGCGTGAGCTTCCTGAAGCGCGTGCGCGAGCTGTGGCCCGATCCGGTGCGGATGATCATCTCCGGCTATTCCGATTCGGAAGATATCATTGCCGGCCTCAACGAGGCCGGCATCTATCAATACATCACCAAGCCCTGGCAGCCGGAGCGGCTGGTCGACATCGTCAAGGAGGCGGTGCAGCTCTATCGCCTGCAGAAGGAGACGGAAACCGCCGGTGTCGACGTCAAGGCGACGCCGGGGCATATCAAGAAGGTCGTCTCGGTCAAGCGCGGGGTTGCCAAGCAGCTCTATGATTTCGACCGCATCGTGCATTCGCCGGAAAGTCCCATGCACAAGGTGATCGAGCTCGGCAGGCGCGCCGCAGATTACGACATCTCCGTGCTGATCACCGGCGAGTCCGGGACCGGCAAGGAGCTGCTTGCGCGCGCGATTCACTATGGCTCGGCGCGCGCCAACAAGGCGTTCGTGGTCGAGAATTGCGGCGCCTTACCGGACGAGCTGCTCGAAAGCGAGTTGTTCGGCTGCAAGAAGGGCGCCTTCACCGGCGCCTATCAGGACCGGATCGGCCTGTTCGAGGTCGCCGACGGCGGCACCATCTTCCTCGACGAGATCGGCGAGACTTCGCCGGCATTCCAGGTCAAGCTGTTGCGCGTCCTGCAGGAGAGCGAGATCAGGCCGCTCGGCGCGCAGCGGGTGCGCAAGGTCGACGTCCGTGTCGTGGCGGCGACCAACCGGGATCTCGAGGCCGAGGTCGAGGCAGGCCGCTTCCGGCGCGATCTCTATTATCGCCTGGCGGCGTTTCCCGTCCACATGCCGGCCTTGCGCGAGCGCCCGATGGATGTCTCGTTGATCGCCGAAGGGGTGTTGTCGTCGGTAAAGACCTCCTTCAACCGGCCGGGCCTGCGCTTTGCCGCCTCCGCGCTCGAGGCGTTCGCCAGGTACCATTGGCCCGGCAATGTCCGCGAGCTGCAGAACGAGATCCAGCGCATGGTAGTGCTGGCGGACGCGGATGAATTGCAGGCCCCGCCGCTGCTCGGCCGGCGCAACGGCAAGCCGCCGGCGGCGGCGGTCCAGGGCAAATTGAACGGCTCGGCGACCCTCAAGGACAAGGTGGAAGATCTGGAGAAGGCGGTTATCATCAGCACCCTGGAGCGGTACGAAGGCAATATCAGCCGGGTCGCCAACGAGCTCGGGTTGTCGCGCGTCGGACTCAGGAACAAGCTGTCCCGGTATGATTTGAGGAAGAATGCCTGA
- the hypD gene encoding hydrogenase formation protein HypD: MKYADEFRDKEIALGLAKTIRAETDPGRPYRFMEFCGGHTHAISRYGLEDMLPDNVRMIHGPGCPVCVLPAGRIDMAIRLAERSEIILCVYGDLMRVPGSQGASLLKAKARGADIRMVYSTIDAIRIAEDNPEREIVFFAIGFETTTPPTAVMIRLAEKKQLSNFSVFCNHVLTPPAMQNILESPDIRNIGRVEIDGFVGPAHVSTIIGTAPYEFFAEEFGKPVVISGFEPLDMMQAILMLVRQVNENRHEVENQYSRAVTRDGNLRAKEEVSDIFELRDQFEWRGLGPVPYSGLKLKRAYARYDAEVRFGMNELCVDDNPACECGAILRGVKKPVDCKLFGTVCTPETPMGSCMVSSEGACAAHWTYGRFRDHQQRRAS; this comes from the coding sequence ATGAAATATGCCGACGAGTTTCGCGACAAGGAGATCGCGCTGGGGCTCGCGAAGACGATTCGCGCGGAGACCGATCCGGGGCGGCCGTATCGTTTCATGGAGTTCTGCGGCGGCCACACCCATGCGATCTCGCGCTACGGCCTCGAAGACATGCTGCCGGACAATGTGCGGATGATCCACGGACCCGGCTGCCCGGTCTGCGTGCTGCCGGCCGGGCGCATCGACATGGCGATCCGGCTTGCCGAGCGCAGCGAGATCATCCTGTGCGTCTACGGCGATCTGATGCGCGTCCCCGGCTCGCAAGGAGCCTCGCTCCTGAAGGCCAAGGCGCGGGGCGCCGATATCCGCATGGTCTATTCCACGATCGACGCGATCAGGATCGCTGAGGACAATCCGGAGCGCGAGATCGTGTTCTTCGCGATCGGCTTCGAAACGACGACGCCGCCGACCGCGGTGATGATCCGGCTGGCCGAGAAGAAGCAGCTTTCGAACTTCAGCGTGTTCTGCAATCACGTGCTGACCCCGCCCGCCATGCAGAACATCCTGGAGAGCCCCGACATCCGCAACATCGGCCGCGTCGAGATCGACGGCTTCGTCGGACCGGCGCATGTCTCGACCATCATCGGCACGGCGCCTTACGAATTCTTCGCGGAAGAGTTCGGCAAGCCCGTGGTGATCTCGGGCTTCGAGCCGCTCGACATGATGCAGGCGATCCTGATGCTGGTGCGCCAGGTCAACGAGAACAGGCACGAGGTCGAGAACCAGTACAGCCGCGCGGTCACGCGCGACGGCAATCTGCGCGCCAAGGAGGAGGTCTCCGACATCTTCGAGCTGCGCGACCAGTTCGAATGGCGCGGGCTCGGGCCGGTTCCCTATAGCGGGCTGAAGCTGAAGCGCGCCTACGCCAGATACGACGCCGAGGTCCGTTTCGGCATGAACGAGCTTTGCGTCGACGACAACCCGGCGTGCGAATGCGGTGCCATCCTGCGCGGCGTGAAGAAGCCGGTCGACTGCAAGCTGTTCGGCACCGTCTGCACGCCGGAGACCCCGATGGGATCCTGCATGGTCTCCTCGGAAGGCGCCTGTGCTGCGCATTGGACCTACGGACGCTTCCGCGACCATCAGCAGAGGCGGGCGTCATGA
- a CDS encoding hydrogenase maturation protein — MRILLLSHSFNSLTQRLHVELRERGHEVSVELDIHADVTRESVALYQPDLVIAPFLKRAIPEDVWRSVRCLIVHPGPPGDRGPAALDWAILEGATAWGVTVLQADGEFDAGPVWAFRTFPMRRAAKSSIYRNEVTQCAVEAVLEALDAIAAGRPTPQPMAANDARIRVRGPCRHSDRAIDWQHDTTETVLRKINSADGMPGLVDSLFFQDVRLFDVHEARDISGIPGTVVAQCDGALARATVDGAVWIGHVRQLAPKSLKRSAAKVFAAQAACLPRRPDCGYAPIQYREHGEVGELQFAFYNGAMSTDDCAALRDAYRAALARPTRVLLLTGGFDYWSNGIHLAEIEAADSAADESWRNINAIDDLARAIIETTDRLVISVIRGNAGAGGVFLSLAADEVWASDQIVLNPHYKDMGNLFGSEYWTYLLPRRAGAGNATRITQCRLPMGVAEAQRLGIVDRVLARDELARESLIKLAAATGADPGLAARLAEKQRRRATDEAEKPLQAYRDEELRRMRLNFYGFDPSYHVARYNFIHKVPKSRTPLTIAHHRARRTTERQRPVAVPS; from the coding sequence ATGCGTATCCTGCTGCTGTCGCATTCTTTCAACAGCCTGACGCAGCGTCTGCATGTCGAGCTGCGCGAGCGCGGCCATGAGGTCTCGGTCGAGCTCGACATCCACGCCGACGTCACCCGGGAAAGCGTGGCGCTGTACCAGCCGGACCTGGTGATCGCGCCGTTCCTCAAGCGGGCGATTCCCGAAGATGTCTGGCGCAGCGTGCGTTGCCTGATCGTGCATCCCGGCCCGCCCGGCGACCGCGGTCCGGCCGCGCTCGACTGGGCCATTCTCGAAGGCGCGACCGCGTGGGGCGTCACCGTGCTGCAGGCGGACGGCGAGTTCGATGCCGGTCCGGTCTGGGCGTTCCGCACGTTCCCAATGCGGCGCGCCGCGAAATCCAGCATCTACCGCAACGAGGTGACCCAATGCGCGGTCGAAGCGGTGCTGGAGGCGCTCGACGCGATCGCAGCGGGCCGGCCGACGCCGCAGCCGATGGCTGCCAACGACGCGCGCATTCGCGTGCGCGGTCCCTGCCGTCACTCGGACCGGGCGATCGACTGGCAGCACGACACGACCGAGACCGTGCTGCGCAAGATCAACAGCGCCGACGGCATGCCCGGCCTGGTCGACAGCCTATTCTTCCAGGACGTGCGGCTGTTCGACGTCCATGAAGCGCGGGATATCTCCGGCATTCCCGGCACGGTCGTGGCGCAATGCGACGGCGCCTTGGCCCGTGCGACGGTTGACGGGGCAGTCTGGATCGGCCATGTGCGGCAGCTTGCGCCGAAGAGCCTGAAGCGGTCCGCGGCAAAGGTTTTTGCCGCGCAGGCAGCCTGCCTGCCGCGGCGGCCGGATTGCGGCTATGCTCCGATTCAGTATCGCGAGCACGGTGAGGTCGGCGAGTTGCAGTTCGCCTTCTACAACGGCGCGATGTCGACGGATGATTGTGCCGCGCTGCGCGATGCCTATCGCGCCGCGCTGGCGCGTCCGACCAGGGTGCTGCTCCTGACCGGCGGTTTCGACTATTGGTCGAACGGCATTCATCTGGCCGAGATCGAGGCCGCCGACAGCGCCGCAGATGAATCGTGGCGCAACATCAACGCCATCGACGATCTGGCGCGCGCGATCATCGAGACCACGGACCGGCTGGTGATTTCGGTTATTCGCGGCAATGCGGGCGCGGGAGGCGTGTTCCTGAGCCTGGCGGCCGACGAGGTCTGGGCCAGCGACCAGATCGTGCTCAATCCGCATTACAAGGACATGGGCAATCTGTTCGGCTCCGAATACTGGACCTATCTGTTGCCGCGCCGCGCGGGCGCCGGGAATGCGACCCGGATTACGCAGTGCCGGCTGCCGATGGGCGTCGCCGAGGCGCAGCGCCTCGGGATCGTCGACCGTGTGCTAGCACGCGACGAGCTGGCACGCGAAAGCCTCATCAAGCTGGCAGCTGCTACAGGCGCGGATCCAGGCTTGGCTGCGCGCCTCGCCGAGAAGCAAAGGCGCCGCGCGACGGACGAGGCCGAAAAGCCGCTGCAGGCCTATCGTGACGAGGAGCTGCGGCGGATGAGGCTCAATTTCTACGGCTTCGATCCGAGCTACCACGTCGCGCGCTACAACTTCATCCACAAGGTGCCGAAGTCGCGCACGCCGCTGACCATCGCCCATCACCGGGCGCGGCGTACGACCGAGCGGCAGAGACCCGTGGCGGTGCCCTCATGA
- the hypB gene encoding hydrogenase nickel incorporation protein HypB — MCTVCGCGDGKASIEHAHDHHHDHDHGGHHHHGHAHDHHHGHGHGHGHGHPHHHDHANDEAGVLDCGANPAGQEIAGMSSERIIQVERDILGKNDRLAADNRARFHADEVLAFNLVSSPGAGKTSLLVRAVSELKDSFPIGVIEGDQQTSNDAERIRATGVAAIQVNTGKGCHLDAAMVGQAYDRLPWLNGGILFIENVGNLVCPAAFDLGEACKIVVFSTTEGEDKPLKYPDMFAASSLMLINKIDLAPVLDFDLARTVEYARRVNPGIEVMTVSARTGEGFSAFYAWIRKRRAKAKQAAMAMQG, encoded by the coding sequence ATGTGTACGGTCTGCGGCTGCGGCGACGGCAAGGCGTCTATCGAACACGCGCATGATCATCACCATGACCATGATCACGGCGGGCATCATCATCACGGGCATGCGCACGATCATCATCACGGTCATGGGCACGGCCACGGCCATGGTCACCCTCACCACCATGACCACGCCAATGACGAGGCGGGGGTGCTCGATTGCGGCGCCAATCCGGCCGGTCAAGAGATCGCCGGCATGAGCAGCGAGCGCATCATCCAGGTCGAGCGCGACATTCTCGGCAAGAACGACCGGCTCGCCGCCGACAATCGTGCGCGCTTCCATGCCGATGAGGTGCTTGCCTTCAACCTGGTGTCGAGCCCGGGCGCCGGAAAGACCTCGCTGCTGGTTCGCGCGGTCTCGGAATTGAAGGACAGCTTCCCGATCGGCGTGATCGAGGGCGACCAGCAGACCTCCAACGACGCCGAACGTATCCGCGCCACTGGCGTGGCGGCGATCCAGGTCAACACCGGAAAAGGCTGCCACCTCGATGCCGCCATGGTCGGCCAGGCCTATGACCGGCTGCCCTGGCTGAACGGCGGCATCCTCTTCATCGAGAACGTCGGCAACCTCGTTTGCCCGGCCGCGTTCGATCTCGGCGAGGCCTGCAAGATCGTGGTGTTCTCGACCACCGAGGGCGAGGACAAGCCGCTGAAATACCCCGACATGTTCGCGGCGTCGTCCTTGATGCTGATCAACAAGATCGATCTCGCGCCGGTGCTTGATTTCGACCTCGCCAGGACCGTCGAATATGCCCGCAGGGTCAACCCTGGCATCGAGGTGATGACCGTGTCGGCGCGGACGGGCGAGGGTTTTTCGGCCTTCTATGCCTGGATACGCAAGCGCCGGGCGAAGGCGAAGCAGGCCGCGATGGCGATGCAGGGATGA
- the hypA gene encoding hydrogenase maturation nickel metallochaperone HypA → MHEMALCEGIIGIVEEEARKRSFAKVNVVCLEIGALSHVAPEAMKFCFEAVAAQTIARGARLEIVETPGTAWCMACSESVEIKQRYEPCPSCGGYQLQVTGGEEMRVRELEVD, encoded by the coding sequence ATGCATGAGATGGCGCTCTGCGAAGGCATCATCGGCATCGTCGAGGAGGAGGCGCGCAAGCGTTCCTTTGCCAAGGTGAATGTCGTTTGCCTCGAGATCGGCGCGCTCAGTCACGTCGCGCCGGAGGCGATGAAATTCTGCTTCGAGGCCGTCGCGGCACAGACCATCGCGCGCGGCGCAAGGCTCGAGATCGTGGAGACCCCGGGAACGGCCTGGTGCATGGCCTGCTCGGAGAGCGTCGAGATCAAGCAGCGTTACGAGCCGTGCCCTTCCTGCGGCGGCTATCAATTGCAGGTGACGGGCGGGGAAGAGATGCGCGTAAGGGAACTGGAGGTCGACTGA
- the hypF gene encoding carbamoyltransferase HypF, with amino-acid sequence MTMDGGTRAPEVRRLRLHVRGAVQGVGFRPYVYGLATRYRLGGFVANDPDGVVIEVEGERAADFITALPLEKPPLARIDDISVHPVGTVAGEGFCIRASEQGRVSTRIVADAATCKECLRELFDPSSRFHRYAFVNCTHCGPRYTIAERLPYDRAATAMKGFAMCKACAADYADPGSRRFHAEAIACPDCGPRLSHEIADIAAAIAGGRIVAIKGLGGYQLLCDARDDEVVRRLRQRKQRDQKPFAVMVASVDAVADIAEAETAELALLESTPRPIVLLRSRDRLAPAIAPQLSRLGVMLPVAPLHHLIFDALNAAHARVGDSWAIVVTSANPGGEPLLIDNRQAERRLAGIADLVVTHDRDIVTRADDSVAAIVAGRVQFIRCARGYVPEPVRLARSVPPILSVGGALKATVTVTRGNEAFVSQHIGDLDTAEGVRFFEETVDHLLATLDVEPVVVAHDLHPNMASTVFAEASGKRLIAVQHHHAHAASVMAEHGIAGPALALVLDGFGHGSDGGNWGGELLACDGAAFRRLGHLAPMKMPGGDRAAREPWRMGASMLHGLGRGDAIATRFHTQPQALRLGAMLNQPGVPTTTSAGRLFDAAAGLLGLCPVQSYEGEAPMKLEALVRNPRIAQEGWVIERGVLSLAPLFELMATGTIDPVEAAELFHGTLAAACVDWIGRTARATGITHVALGGGCFLNAILSHEIARGCIAAGLAPLLPRQVPPNDGGLSLGQAWIAALTLLEQQDLEGTA; translated from the coding sequence ATGACGATGGACGGTGGGACGCGCGCGCCCGAGGTGAGGAGACTGCGCCTGCACGTACGCGGCGCGGTGCAGGGCGTCGGCTTTCGCCCCTATGTCTACGGCCTCGCCACGCGCTACCGTCTCGGCGGCTTCGTCGCCAACGATCCCGACGGGGTCGTCATCGAGGTCGAGGGCGAGCGCGCCGCCGACTTCATCACGGCGCTGCCGCTGGAAAAGCCGCCGCTTGCCCGCATCGACGACATCTCGGTGCATCCGGTCGGGACGGTGGCGGGCGAGGGGTTCTGCATCCGCGCCAGCGAGCAGGGCAGGGTGTCGACCCGCATCGTCGCCGACGCTGCGACCTGCAAGGAATGCCTGCGCGAGCTGTTCGACCCGAGCAGCCGCTTTCATCGCTACGCCTTCGTCAACTGCACCCATTGCGGCCCGCGCTACACCATTGCCGAGCGGCTGCCCTACGATCGCGCGGCCACGGCCATGAAGGGCTTTGCGATGTGCAAAGCCTGCGCGGCCGACTATGCCGACCCCGGCAGCCGCCGCTTCCATGCCGAGGCGATCGCCTGCCCGGATTGCGGCCCAAGGCTCAGCCACGAGATCGCGGACATCGCCGCCGCGATCGCCGGCGGCAGGATCGTCGCGATCAAGGGGCTCGGCGGCTATCAGCTGCTCTGCGATGCGCGCGACGATGAGGTGGTGCGGCGGCTGCGGCAGCGCAAGCAGCGCGACCAGAAGCCGTTTGCCGTCATGGTCGCTTCGGTGGACGCGGTCGCCGATATCGCCGAGGCCGAGACCGCCGAGCTTGCGTTGCTGGAGAGCACGCCACGACCGATCGTGCTGCTGAGGTCGCGCGATCGGCTCGCGCCGGCCATCGCGCCGCAGCTGTCGCGTCTCGGCGTCATGCTACCGGTCGCCCCGCTGCATCACCTGATCTTCGATGCACTGAATGCGGCGCACGCGCGGGTCGGCGACAGCTGGGCGATCGTCGTCACCAGTGCCAATCCCGGCGGCGAGCCGCTCCTGATCGACAATCGGCAAGCCGAGCGACGCCTTGCCGGCATTGCCGATCTCGTCGTCACGCACGACCGCGACATCGTCACACGTGCCGACGATTCCGTCGCGGCAATCGTCGCGGGCCGGGTGCAATTCATCCGCTGCGCCCGCGGTTACGTGCCCGAGCCGGTCCGCCTCGCGCGGTCGGTGCCGCCGATCCTTAGCGTTGGCGGGGCCTTGAAAGCGACGGTGACGGTCACGCGCGGCAACGAGGCGTTCGTGTCCCAGCACATCGGCGACCTCGACACTGCCGAAGGCGTCCGCTTCTTCGAGGAGACGGTGGATCATTTGCTTGCGACGCTCGACGTCGAGCCGGTCGTCGTCGCGCATGACCTGCATCCGAACATGGCCTCGACGGTCTTCGCCGAAGCCAGCGGCAAGCGGCTGATCGCGGTCCAGCATCACCACGCCCATGCGGCCTCGGTGATGGCCGAACATGGCATCGCAGGACCGGCGCTGGCGCTGGTGCTCGACGGCTTCGGCCACGGCAGCGATGGCGGCAATTGGGGCGGCGAGCTGCTCGCATGCGACGGCGCTGCCTTCCGGCGGCTCGGGCATCTGGCGCCGATGAAGATGCCGGGCGGCGACCGCGCCGCGCGCGAACCGTGGCGGATGGGCGCGAGCATGCTGCATGGCCTCGGGCGCGGCGATGCGATCGCAACGCGCTTCCATACGCAGCCGCAGGCCTTGCGCCTTGGCGCCATGCTGAACCAGCCCGGCGTGCCGACGACGACCAGCGCCGGCCGGTTGTTCGATGCGGCCGCGGGGCTGCTCGGCCTCTGCCCGGTGCAGAGCTACGAGGGCGAAGCCCCGATGAAGCTGGAGGCGCTGGTGCGCAACCCCCGCATCGCGCAAGAGGGCTGGGTGATCGAGCGCGGCGTGCTGTCCCTGGCGCCGCTGTTCGAGCTCATGGCAACCGGCACCATCGATCCGGTCGAAGCCGCCGAGCTGTTCCACGGCACGCTCGCCGCGGCCTGCGTCGACTGGATCGGCCGGACGGCGCGCGCAACCGGCATCACCCATGTGGCCCTGGGCGGCGGATGCTTCCTTAACGCGATCCTGTCGCACGAGATCGCGCGCGGCTGCATCGCGGCCGGCCTCGCGCCGCTGCTGCCGCGCCAGGTGCCGCCCAACGACGGCGGCCTCAGCCTGGGCCAGGCCTGGATTGCCGCGCTAACACTGCTCGAACAGCAAGATCTGGAAGGAACCGCCTGA